In Bacteroidales bacterium, a single genomic region encodes these proteins:
- a CDS encoding family 78 glycoside hydrolase catalytic domain → MKYLVYKLGLLILMTTFIYPAAHGDAGDDANNNNQIYDLTCEYKTNPLGIDETEPRFSWKISPNLGITEQTAYQIRAAENKKELTSGKQLIWNTEKVQSGRSIHIPYGGPGLRSGQRVYWQVRIWDQEGDATEWSSPAYFEMGLLSPQDWKAEFITPNLEEDTTEPAPSPYLRNEFTLNKSVRSARAYVTSLGLYEFHINGEKVGDQVFTPGWTSYNHRLPYQTYDVTSRLQKGTNAIGAILGDGWYRGYLGWGDQRNVYGNKLALLVQLEITFKDGTKRTFVTDNSWKASHGPIKMSDIYNGETYDARNELTGWDEPDFQDAAWANTTTYDYPKENLFVSNAPPVRKVKKIEPREIIYTPEGDTVFDMGQNMVGWIRLNIKSREGNTIRLKHAEVLDKEGNLYTENLRSADQCVEYTFKGASPKEQYEPHFTFQGFRYVAVSGLDKKPSKDMLTGMVIHSDMERIGDFECSNDLINQLQHNIQWGQRGNFLEVPTDCPQRDERLGWTGDAQVFAQTGSFNFNTAGFFDKWLKDLELDQKENGAIPHVVPDVLGGAGAAGWGDAGTIVPWAVYTNYGDQSVLENQYSSMKRWVEFMNRQAGKNHLWQGGSHFGDWLAFNTTRSDYPGATTYKDLIATAYFARSSKLLSKTAEVLGKENDAEKYSLLYEVVKKAFQEEFMTPNSRITSNTQTAYLLGLAFGLLPEEKEAKGVERLLQRINNFGHLTTGFLGTPLLCPTLSEYGETETAYKLLNRKEYPSWLYPVTMGATTIWERWDGIKPDSTFQDPGMNSFNHYAYGAIGEWLYRYVAGIEWDEQNPGYKHIIFKPHPGGGLTSAKASHESLYGEIISDWEINEKKFNYKVVIPPNTSASIRLPNAEEGKVTVNSGMLEENGGIHNIRQEKDKLVIDAKPGTYRFVYPYQKKGGETEAQR, encoded by the coding sequence ATGAAATATCTTGTGTACAAACTCGGGTTACTGATCTTAATGACAACCTTTATTTATCCGGCAGCTCATGGAGACGCCGGCGACGATGCAAACAATAACAATCAGATTTATGATCTGACGTGCGAATATAAAACCAATCCGTTAGGCATTGATGAAACGGAGCCGAGGTTTAGCTGGAAGATCAGTCCCAATTTGGGAATCACCGAGCAAACGGCTTACCAGATCCGGGCAGCCGAAAACAAAAAGGAACTTACTTCAGGGAAGCAACTGATCTGGAATACGGAGAAAGTACAATCCGGCCGTTCGATACACATCCCCTATGGGGGTCCCGGACTCAGATCCGGGCAGCGGGTTTACTGGCAGGTTAGAATATGGGACCAGGAAGGCGATGCGACAGAATGGAGCTCCCCTGCTTATTTTGAAATGGGTCTTCTTTCTCCGCAAGACTGGAAAGCAGAATTTATTACGCCCAATTTAGAAGAAGATACTACGGAACCGGCACCATCCCCATATCTGAGAAATGAATTCACGCTGAATAAATCTGTACGCTCGGCACGGGCTTATGTAACAAGCCTCGGTCTCTATGAATTTCATATCAACGGAGAGAAAGTGGGTGACCAGGTTTTTACTCCGGGATGGACCAGTTACAATCATCGTTTGCCCTATCAAACCTATGATGTAACCTCCAGGCTGCAAAAAGGAACCAATGCAATCGGTGCCATACTAGGCGATGGCTGGTACAGAGGTTATCTCGGCTGGGGCGATCAACGGAATGTTTACGGCAACAAACTGGCTCTTTTGGTGCAATTGGAAATCACCTTCAAGGATGGTACAAAGCGAACCTTCGTTACTGACAACAGCTGGAAAGCCTCACATGGCCCGATTAAGATGTCAGATATATACAACGGTGAAACGTATGATGCCCGAAACGAACTAACTGGCTGGGATGAACCGGACTTTCAGGATGCAGCATGGGCAAATACCACGACTTATGATTATCCCAAAGAAAACCTTTTTGTATCCAACGCTCCGCCGGTGCGGAAAGTAAAAAAAATAGAACCCAGAGAAATCATCTACACACCGGAAGGCGACACGGTATTTGACATGGGCCAGAACATGGTGGGCTGGATCAGGCTGAATATAAAAAGCCGGGAAGGTAATACCATACGGCTAAAACATGCTGAAGTGCTTGATAAAGAAGGCAACCTGTATACGGAGAATCTTCGCTCCGCCGACCAATGTGTCGAATATACCTTCAAAGGCGCATCCCCAAAAGAACAATATGAACCCCATTTTACATTCCAGGGTTTTCGATATGTAGCTGTAAGCGGACTGGATAAGAAGCCTTCCAAAGATATGCTTACCGGAATGGTGATCCACAGCGACATGGAACGTATCGGCGATTTTGAATGCTCCAATGATCTGATCAATCAGCTTCAGCATAACATTCAATGGGGTCAGCGCGGCAATTTTCTGGAAGTACCCACGGATTGCCCCCAGCGTGATGAAAGGCTGGGATGGACGGGCGATGCCCAGGTATTTGCCCAGACAGGTAGTTTCAATTTCAATACCGCCGGTTTTTTTGACAAATGGTTGAAAGACCTGGAGCTGGACCAAAAGGAAAACGGGGCCATTCCCCATGTGGTGCCTGATGTATTGGGAGGAGCCGGAGCTGCCGGCTGGGGCGACGCCGGCACGATTGTTCCCTGGGCGGTATATACCAATTACGGAGATCAAAGCGTCCTTGAAAACCAGTATTCCAGCATGAAACGGTGGGTGGAATTCATGAACCGGCAGGCCGGGAAAAACCATCTGTGGCAAGGTGGTTCGCATTTTGGCGACTGGCTGGCTTTTAACACCACACGTTCCGATTACCCCGGCGCAACTACATACAAAGATCTGATCGCAACCGCTTATTTTGCAAGGTCCTCCAAACTGTTATCCAAAACAGCCGAAGTACTCGGAAAAGAAAATGATGCCGAAAAGTACAGTTTGCTGTACGAGGTGGTTAAAAAAGCCTTTCAGGAAGAATTCATGACTCCCAATTCACGCATCACCTCAAATACACAGACGGCCTATCTGCTGGGTCTGGCATTCGGGCTTTTGCCGGAAGAAAAAGAAGCAAAAGGAGTGGAAAGGCTGTTACAGCGGATCAATAATTTTGGCCATCTAACCACCGGATTTTTGGGTACTCCGCTCTTATGTCCAACATTAAGCGAATACGGCGAAACCGAAACCGCCTACAAACTTTTGAACCGGAAGGAGTATCCGTCGTGGCTTTATCCTGTAACCATGGGAGCAACCACCATCTGGGAACGGTGGGATGGCATCAAGCCTGACAGCACTTTTCAGGATCCCGGAATGAACTCATTCAACCATTATGCTTATGGTGCCATCGGAGAATGGTTATACCGCTATGTGGCAGGCATTGAATGGGATGAACAAAATCCCGGCTACAAGCACATCATCTTCAAGCCACATCCCGGCGGAGGACTGACCTCTGCCAAAGCTTCCCATGAATCGCTTTACGGAGAGATCATTTCCGACTGGGAGATCAATGAAAAGAAGTTTAACTACAAAGTGGTCATTCCGCCCAATACATCAGCAAGCATCAGACTGCCCAATGCCGAGGAAGGGAAAGTTACCGTAAACAGTGGCATGTTGGAAGAAAATGGCGGAATACATAACATCCGCCAGGAAAAGGATAAATTGGTCATCGATGCCAAACCGGGCACCTATCGGTTTGTGTATCCGTATCAGAAAAAAGGAGGGGAAACGGAAGCGCAAAGGTGA
- a CDS encoding VOC family protein, translating to MKKLCFLIAAAAVLFFSSEPANAQGDFSSKTIHIGVIASDLDESLEFYKEVVGMKQTGQFSVDETMAEESGLSNGVPFDVKVLKLGSGEEATQFKLMSFGDRPQKQRNDFIYDHSGMQYITINVQDLSPVIERVKAHNITMRGSSPVKLGENRYLLLIRDPDGTFVELIGPWKDK from the coding sequence ATGAAAAAGTTATGTTTTCTTATTGCTGCGGCAGCGGTTTTATTCTTTTCTTCCGAACCGGCCAATGCACAAGGTGATTTTTCAAGCAAAACCATCCATATTGGGGTTATTGCCTCCGATCTGGATGAGTCCCTGGAATTTTACAAAGAAGTGGTAGGTATGAAACAGACAGGTCAGTTCAGTGTGGATGAAACCATGGCTGAAGAATCGGGGCTAAGCAACGGCGTTCCTTTTGATGTAAAAGTTTTAAAACTGGGATCCGGTGAAGAGGCCACCCAGTTTAAACTGATGAGCTTCGGGGACCGGCCGCAAAAGCAGCGTAACGATTTCATCTATGATCACAGCGGTATGCAGTACATTACCATCAATGTGCAGGACCTTTCACCGGTTATTGAACGGGTTAAAGCCCATAACATAACCATGCGGGGGAGTTCACCTGTAAAACTCGGAGAAAACAGGTATCTTTTGCTTATCCGCGACCCCGACGGCACTTTTGTTGAGCTTATCGGTCCATGGAAAGACAAATAA